The DNA region AAAGAATCCAGTCTCTTCGAGCAGCAATAGAAAGTAATAGAAGAGTTCGGGGCCGACTGTCAACTGAGCTACTTCCGCGCCATATGCTTCACAGGCCCGTGCCTTCTCAAGAATCTCCGGCTGTCCTCTCCCTTTGCTATCGTAACACTCTTGAACAATTATGCACTTGAGAGCTCTCTTCATCGACTGAGAAGCTACTGCGGCTCCGTAGTTTCCACTTGTGGCGGCAATAACGCCTCTGTAGCCAAGCTCCCTTGCCCTCGCAACGCTAATCGAGGCTCGTCGATCTTTAAAGCTTCCAGATGGGTTTGTCGCTTCGTCTTTGAGGAAGATTCTGGCGCCCTTACCCCGTTCGCTAATCGATCTGACGAGTCTTGTGATGTTTTTCAGCTCTATAAGAGGGGTGCAACCAACGCCGGTCTCTGACTGAATTTTCCGTATCTCTTCAAAGGGATAAGATGTGTCTTTCATAAGTGCTTCGTAGTCAAAGGCGATTCCATCGAGCTCATACCTGTCATAATCGACTCCGACAGAGGCCTTCATTATCTCTTTTCTCCTTGACATAACCGACTTGTAGGAATTGTCATTCATCTTCGTCACCGCCAGTTAGCCATTTTGTAAGTTCCATTCCCGCTTCAGCCAGCTCCGGAACGTGTTCCCCGAAGCTGTGCTCATGTGACGGTTCGACGGACTCCATTCTTCCGTGCATCTTTCTTCCTGCGGCTGTCTCTATTGTCACTAATTCACCGACTTCTGCCTTCCCTTCGAGCAGAAAACCCCTTATTCTTAGTTCGAGGGGAAGGGTTCCAGTGTCTTCAGGCACTGAGGGAGCTCTCTCTCCTGGATTAAGGAGAATCCGGTGGATTTGCACCCACTGCCCTTTTATTGCACTCATACTTACATCTCCTTTATTTCGTCTATCAGGCACCTTGGAATTGGAAGCTCGCTCATTTCGATAAGACCTGGAGCCGCTTCTATCACTGCAGGAATCATGTTTGTCGCAAGAGCAATCGTTCCCTTTCCACCGGGGATTTCCGGTTTTATCGAAAGATGGATTTCCGGGTCGCCGTAGATATCTATGTAATCTCCAGTTTCCACCCCTTCTGTTTCTGGCAGGATTTGTTGAGGATGAACCAACTCTATCAAGAGCTTCTCACCACAATAACCGCGGCCTACATGCTTACAACCGGCTACCATTCCCGGCTTCACATGCGCAACTGCTGTCTTTCTCTCTGTATTTGAGATGATTGGCCCACGACTCTCTTCAATTCTGTCTATCTCCCAGCCCAGTGCATTGCCAATCATCGCTATCGATTGCTGAAATCCAATGTGACCGACGATGTTTCC from Mesotoga infera includes:
- a CDS encoding PLP-dependent lyase/thiolase, with amino-acid sequence MNDNSYKSVMSRRKEIMKASVGVDYDRYELDGIAFDYEALMKDTSYPFEEIRKIQSETGVGCTPLIELKNITRLVRSISERGKGARIFLKDEATNPSGSFKDRRASISVARARELGYRGVIAATSGNYGAAVASQSMKRALKCIIVQECYDSKGRGQPEILEKARACEAYGAEVAQLTVGPELFYYFLLLLEETGFF
- a CDS encoding 2-amino-4-ketopentanoate thiolase, encoding MSAIKGQWVQIHRILLNPGERAPSVPEDTGTLPLELRIRGFLLEGKAEVGELVTIETAAGRKMHGRMESVEPSHEHSFGEHVPELAEAGMELTKWLTGGDEDE
- a CDS encoding NADP-binding protein; translation: ARHHVDVLTIAEEMAFPFVSHPEESEVLENIAWRYGVSILGTGINPGFVLDLLIIAMTGACLKVERIEARRINDLSPFGKTVMETQGVGTSPEEFRKGTETGNIVGHIGFQQSIAMIGNALGWEIDRIEESRGPIISNTERKTAVAHVKPGMVAGCKHVGRGYCGEKLLIELVHPQQILPETEGVETGDYIDIYGDPEIHLSIKPEIPGGKGTIALATNMIPAVIEAAPGLIEMSELPIPRCLIDEIKEM